ACGTCAACGCGCCCGTGGGCGAGGGCCGCCCGGTGCCCGGTCCGCTCAAGCCGCACATCGCCTGCCCCACCACCTCGGGAACGGGCAGCGAGGTCACCGGCATCACCATCTTCGACCTGCTCTCGATGGGAGCGAAGACGGGCATCGCCTCGCCCGCGCTGCGGCCCACCGAGGCGCTCATCGACCCGGACTGCACCGCGACCCTGCCCGGCGAGGTCGTGGCCGCCAGCGGGTTTGACGTGCTCTCCCACGCCTTGGAGTCCTATACCGCGCGGCCCTACGTGCGCCGTCCCGCACCGTCGCGTCCGAGCCTGCGGCCCATGAGCCAGGGCGCCAACCCGTGGAGCGACCTCGGCTGCCGCGAGGCGCTGCGCCTGATGGGCCTGTACCTGGAGCGCGCGGTGGCGGATGCGAACGACCACGAGGCCCGCGAGCAGTTGATGTGGGCCTCCACGCTGGCCGGCATCGCCTTCGGGAACGCTGGAGTGCACGCGCCGCACGGCATGGCCTACGCCGTGGCCGGCCTGGTGCGCGACTTCCGCCCCTCGGGTTATCCCCAGGACGAGCCCCTGGTGCCGCACGGCATGGCCGTCATCGTGAATGCCCCCGCCGTGTTCCGCTACACCGCCGAGGTGAGCCCCGAGCGCCACCTGGAAGCCGCGCAGTGGCTGGGCGCGGACGTGCGCGGTGCCACGCCCGGGGATGCTGGCGAGGTGCTCGCCGCGAAGATCATCCAGATCATGCGCGCGGTGCACATCCCCAACGGCCTCGGCGGAGTCGGCTACACCGAGGCCGACGTCGCGGCCCTCACGGAAGGCGCCTACCCGCAGCAACGCCTGCTCCAGAACGCCCCCCGGGAGATGACCCGGCCCGTCCTCTCCGAGCTGTTCCACAAGGCGCTGCGCTACTGGTAGGCGAAGCGAAGGCAACCGACATGTCCGAAGCCGAGAGCACAGACCGCTACCGCTACTTCCTGCCCATCACCACCCGGTGGATGGACAATGACGTC
This is a stretch of genomic DNA from Archangium violaceum. It encodes these proteins:
- a CDS encoding hydroxyacid-oxoacid transhydrogenase, yielding MGCCHYHPVGEGCDGAFTVDTSRITFGRGCLAEVGDRARALGMKRVALFTDERMARLPHFQKVHQSLSAAGLDVVVYTHVHVEPTDQSFLEAARFASEARPDGYISLGGGSVIDTCKAANLYATHPADFLAYVNAPVGEGRPVPGPLKPHIACPTTSGTGSEVTGITIFDLLSMGAKTGIASPALRPTEALIDPDCTATLPGEVVAASGFDVLSHALESYTARPYVRRPAPSRPSLRPMSQGANPWSDLGCREALRLMGLYLERAVADANDHEAREQLMWASTLAGIAFGNAGVHAPHGMAYAVAGLVRDFRPSGYPQDEPLVPHGMAVIVNAPAVFRYTAEVSPERHLEAAQWLGADVRGATPGDAGEVLAAKIIQIMRAVHIPNGLGGVGYTEADVAALTEGAYPQQRLLQNAPREMTRPVLSELFHKALRYW